DNA sequence from the Pedobacter sp. W3I1 genome:
GGGAAACTGGTTTTACTTTTATCTACTTTGTATTTTTCCAAATCGATGGCAACAGGAAAAACCGACATTGGAATTTCGCAGCCAAACCTCAATATACTTTGGCGATCGGGCTCGGAAATGGCAAAAATCTGGTGAAAACGGTTAATCTGATCGGTTTCATACGCTTTAAGCCGCTGCGCTAAAAAAGCTAAGTATTTGCGCCGAATGAGAAACTTTTCTGAATGAGAAAGACGTTCCCACATCGTAAATTCTATATTATGCGCCCGGTAAATCAGCTTTGCATTGCTATTTGCTTTAACCACATCCAGATAGGGCACAACAAAAAGGCCTTCGAACTGGATGACATCAAATATGTTTTCGCGCAGGAGGTTTTCTAGCTGTCGGGCAGCATCTTCACTATAGTACCTGGAAACATTGTACGATTCATTGGTGAAAATATTAAAAAATGCCGACCATACATTTACATCGGTATCTAAATCGCAGGTATGATATTTAATCTGTTCAAAAATAGGATCGTAGATATCTTCGATATCGATCCGGCCTTTTGTGGGGTTGAGGCTAAACAAAGTAATATCTGCACCAAGCTGCAGCAAACCTTTTATGGTATTATAAACCACGATAGGATAACCACTATTTGGCGGAAAGGGAACCCGCTTAGTAATCAACAGTATTTTCACAATGTTGTGAAAATACGAAATTTTAGGCGTTTTTTGAAAACAGTTCTAACTGAGGATCGCTCACATTAAAAGTTTTGCGGTGAAAAGGAGATAACCCGATTTCAATTACAGCCTTACGATGTGCAATTGTTGGGTATCCTTTATTCTGCTGCCAATTGTAATGTGGAAAATCGACATGCAGATTGGTCATAAATTCATCTCGGTGGGTTTTCGCCAAAATCGATGCCGCCGCAAT
Encoded proteins:
- a CDS encoding glycosyltransferase family 4 protein, with the translated sequence MKILLITKRVPFPPNSGYPIVVYNTIKGLLQLGADITLFSLNPTKGRIDIEDIYDPIFEQIKYHTCDLDTDVNVWSAFFNIFTNESYNVSRYYSEDAARQLENLLRENIFDVIQFEGLFVVPYLDVVKANSNAKLIYRAHNIEFTMWERLSHSEKFLIRRKYLAFLAQRLKAYETDQINRFHQIFAISEPDRQSILRFGCEIPMSVFPVAIDLEKYKVDKSKTSFPTLFHLGAMDWRPNQEGLEWFLDDIWPDIEKLNKDLRFYIAGKNMQKHFFEYDSENLIVEGEVFDAVEFMNSKAIMIVPLISGTGMRVKIIEGMAMKKCIIATTTAAEGINCRHGHDILIADSADEFYRSILQCIINPKRWVEIGENARKTVENDHGVHLISSKMLKIYEELVNA